A window from Argopecten irradians isolate NY chromosome 3, Ai_NY, whole genome shotgun sequence encodes these proteins:
- the LOC138317323 gene encoding cilia- and flagella-associated protein 44-like isoform X2, whose translation MEGDGEKPPSPKPENPEASGEQMSEPPLVENQGQEAEQAPEQEADKVPDQETEKAPEQAQEGEKAPEQTQEGEKAPEQAQEVEKAPEQTQEEEKAQEKAQEGEKVPEQAQEGEKAPEQTQEGEKAPEQTKEGEKAPEQAQEGEKIPEQAQEGEKAPEQAQEGEKAPEQAQEGEKAPEQTQEGEKAPEQTQEGEKAPEQTQEGEKAPEQTQEGEKAPEQTQEGEKAPEQTQEGEKVPEQTQEGEKVPEQTQEGEKISEQTQEGEKAPEQTQEGEKAPEQVPEGEKAPEQVQEGEKAPEQTQEVEKSQEDGSGDKPVEGEKGQEQEQSVTIDKPGDETSNATKGDGKEETQVEVKEEAEGEKKEEEQETGIPANFFYELDKMTSKPVITAESGLPEDMLSLQYSFGYDCTKRANLHLLDEKTVIFAAGNLVELVDIQTREHTYIRSTSGGGIGALAVHPSRKYFAVAEKGSSPNINIFEYPSLKLYRVLRGGTEKSYSYVDFSSDGDLLASQGGNPDFMLTVWRWKEEMTVLRSKAFSQDVFRATFSTELEGQLTTAGTTHIRFWKMADTFTGLKLQGALGKFGKTEISDIEGYVELPDGKVLSGCEWGNMLLWEGGLIKVEICCKGRKACHVGNIMQILLDEGELMTVGEDGYIKVWDFESVDTADTTDDTGMFEMEPMNELRVGDGVKLQSICKSFDAETEMTFWYAQDANGGIWKLDLSFSHTSLAPEKMFTYHAGAILGCDTSPVSHIVATTGQDHTVRVFDYLQQKQLCEMKFPSGGSSLLWAPQVVDPKGATILAGFSDGVVRVFNISQLTDDSTRKHKNDCDLVLLQAFKPHSTVVNSLAINKAGDILATGGEDGTIFFLTVGSTYNPIGFMNMPSAVKKVQWSPETKDVRKEKLLVFCDKGKVIEVESPDGATFDTSHTFKITGLKTREFTFKSVKSTLRHEEELERKRIEEEERKKKEAEERRKRIERGLETESEQGDEAEEEKQAEEDWTPYIPSEPSPILEGFYAEDGNFWLSMGDFDAGYLYKCKFLSAEEKAGLPEDLVDQPIQSIPVVDSEDVPINIIKFSSNGRQVLMGMSNGAVRIYNLETPFDISSMGPYWTLNMHDNNYGHVTGLKTSYDNTMIMTVGGDSNFFLYNYMGQEEIDKKTAENKAKIPSAKKRGDEIIDDIDDPNAYSIEDAKQKAEHDKMMKQAEEKKRDVKQRIAHLRRQFKTLLEQNENLPSHLQLMKDEFEMDREIKLELQRQKAERIAVVRKEKAWESEKHRIALEKIRKRFKDVVECERIVVRAFNTSHEIASFRAAKLSDDFYALKAEFERRRTQTMMRDDLTRDPTRDLMTGQTRHTELGGDGEKKDDQSGLKVTTTLKGSMGERISKALQKVEEKKKKRAARKAQWSDLYNTKPDDDYEDPADVAAIKEAKDNMGDYKLKTAQDYVVPDHLRMNVEKARGRLLVLKDIIHEQKYHFNLRLLKLRDKKIHVIEEIKELIQQLEEIQTHLAPEKCKAIPPVPRMYPVETPEKKLEYTRETLLAFKREKEEAAAAAKGGGAGGFGGFGGGSDDKKGGGRPSPTPGQKHIAVSSDGSKASGIDIPEGEGELSPLEQQMKVAEEIMMLYNQDHLLKRIEELLKDFDAELRLLRHEKFKLDIVMKNADLRQVTLFEEFVLLKEFEKREDVLAAKVTSKQQEKLDMQHKIIDVQAKLEAKKKEIEKLLERERSLNLTFQTSLGDNNKFADYLSKVFKKKIKRAKKKTSDEGSDDDSDEDSSDDDDWDEDEDEDDEEALGYDLDICPSGCDQNLYDNTCQLREKRLDIEEALTEEKKNNEALKKELESFNKKAKVIDAGLKTAANDLEAFQLEKQQKLNELDVIVTLKLHQIQYMINGQLPQDLAQTLVFESNGVVRLQQRIKELEHEKHAQKKHMRESKRKHVQLIKDRKVFDSKISEMESECDKLMVDKFGCIVDLEKLETITVNRQIEELKEKLRITEIQCSEEIEEWNEKIAERKDRITCLIRDNTRRLDQLCVLLNDKKEYESSLDTRQESSGEEYSGARKSDIREKQRLIQLVQLQAQEIDALKEEIMLLSRKGGHILPPAQPPLPQSPQNVRAISN comes from the exons ATGGAGGGCGACGGTGAAAAACCACCTTCTCCGAAGCCGGAAAATCCAG AAGCGTCAGGTGAACAGATGTCTGAACCACCTCTGGTCGAGAACCAGGGCCAAGAGGCAGAGCAGGCCCCTGAGCAGGAGGCAGATAAGGTCCCGGACCAAGAAACAGAAAAAGCTCCTGAGCAAGCACAGGAAGGAGAAAAGGCCCCAGAGCAAACACAGGAAGGAGAAAAGGCCCCAGAACAGGCACAGGAAGTAGAAAAGGCGCCAGAGCAAACACAGGAAGAAGAAAAGGCCCAAGAAAAGGCACAGGAAGGTGAAAAGGTCCCAGAACAGGCACAGGAAGGAGAAAAGGCCCCTGAACAAACACAGGAAGGAGAAAAGGCCCCAGAGCAAACAAAGGAAGGAGAAAAGGCCCCAGAACAGGCACAGGAAGGTGAAAAGATCCCCGAACAGGCACAGGAAGGAGAAAAGGCCCCAGAACAGGCACAGGAAGGAGAAAAGGCCCCAGAACAGGCACAGGAAGGAGAAAAGGCCCCTGAGCAAACACAGGAAGGAGAAAAGGCTCCAGAGCAAACACAGGAAGGAGAAAAGGCTCCAGAGCAAACACAGGAAGGAGAAAAGGCTCCAGAGCAAACACAGGAAGGAGAAAAGGCTCCAGAGCAGACACAGGAAGGAGAAAAGGCTCCAGAGCAGACACAGGAAGGTGAAAAGGTCCCTGAGCAAACACAGGAAGGTGAAAAGGTCCCTGAGCAAACACAGGAAGGTGAAAAGATCTCTGAGCAAACACAAGAAGGAGAAAAAGCTCCTGAACAGACACAGGAAGGAGAAAAGGCTCCGGAACAGGTACCAGAAGGAGAAAAAGCTCCTGAACAGGTACAAGAAGGAGAAAAAGCTCCGGAACAGACACAAGAAGTTGAAAAATCACAAGAAGATGGGAGTGGGGATAAACCTGTTGAGGGGGAGAAAGGTCAAGAACAGGAGCAATCCGTTACAATAGACAAGCCAGGGGATGAAACAAGCAACGCCACCAAAGGTGATGGCAAAG AGGAAACCCAAGTTGAGGTCAAGGAAGAAGCAGAAGGCGAGAAAAAGGAAGAAGAACAGGAAACAGGCATCCCTGCTAACTTCTTCTATGAACTGGACAAGATGACGTCCAAGCCTGTGATAACAGCCGAGTCTGGACTACCAGAGGACATGTTGTCTCTCCA ATATTCTTTTGGTTATGACTGTACTAAGAGGGCCAATCTCCATTTACTTGACGAGAAAACGGTGATTTTTGCTGCGGGTAATCTGGTCGAGTTAGTGGACATTCAAACACGGGAACACACTTATATACGTAGTACAAGTGGAGGTGGAATTGGAGCCCTCGCG gTACACCCAAGTAGGAAGTACTTCGCTGTGGCTGAGAAAGGAAGCTCTCCAAACATCAACATATTTGAGTATCCATCTTTGAAGTTGTACCGGGTCCTTCGAGGGGGAACGGAGAAATCTTATTCCTATGTTGATTTCAG CTCGGATGGAGACCTGTTGGCGTCACAGGGAGGTAATCCCGACTTCATGTTGACCGTCTGGCGATGGAAAGAAGAAATGACTGTCCTGAGGTCCAAAGCCTTCTCTCAAGATGTCTTTCGTGCTACTTTTTCGACTGAGCTTGAAGGACAACTGACCACTGCAGGAACAACCCATATAAG GTTTTGGAAAATGGCTGACACCTTCACAGGTTTGAAACTTCAAGGAGCTCTCGGTAAATTTGGTAAGACGGAAATATCTGATATTGAGGGATATGTGGAGCTTCCTGATGGAAAGGTATTGTCCGGATGTGAATGGGGAAACATGCTACTGTGGGAGGGAGGCCTCATCAAGGTGGAGATCTGCTGTAAGGGGAGAAAAGCCTGCCACGTTGGTAACATCATGCAGATCCTGTTAGATGAAGGAGAGCTGATGACTGTTGGAGAGGATGGCTACATCAAG GTCTGGGATTTTGAAAGTGTTGATACTGCTGATACCACGGATGATACAGGCATGTTTGAAATGGAACCAATGAACGAACTCCGTGTGGGAGACGGCGTCAAACTTCAGTCGATCTGTAAATCATTTGATGCTGAAACTGAGATGACGTTCTGGTATGCACAG GATGCTAATGGTGGTATCTGGAAGCTTGACTTGTCCTTCTCACACACGTCTCTGGCCCCAGAGAAGATGTTTACCTACCACGCAGGAGCCATCCTTGGCTGTGACACCTCACCTGTCAGTCATATCGTGGCTACTACAGGACAGGACC ACACTGTGAGAGTATTCGACTATCTCCAACAGAAACAGCTCTGTGAGATGAAATTCCCATCTGGAGGTTCTTCCCTTCTCTGGGCACCACAAGTC GTTGATCCTAAAGGAGCTACGATCCTGGCCGGGTTCAGTGACGGAGTGGTCAGAGTTTTTAACATCAGCCAACTCACAGACGATTCCACACGTAAACACAAGAACGATTGTGACCTCGTCTTACTACAGGCTTTCAAACCTCACTCCACCGTCGTCAACAGCCTGGCTATTAACAAAGCTGGAGATATCCTTGCCACAGGG GGAGAAGATGGAACAATTTTCTTCCTCACTGTCGGATCAACATACAACCCTATTGGTTTTATGAATATGCCCTCAGCTGTCAAAAAAGTCCAGTGGTCACCAGAGACTAAG GATGTGAGGAAGGAAAAGCTGCTTGTATTCTGTGACAAAGGCAAGGTTATTGAGGTTGAGAGTCCAGATGGTGCTACGTTTGATACATCACACACATTCAAAATAACGGGTCTTAAAACCAGGGAATTCACCTTCAAGAGTGTCAAGTCTACTCTAAGG CACGAAGAAGAGTTGGAACGAAAAAGAATTGAGGAAGAGgagagaaagaagaaagaagCAGAGGAAAGGAGAAAACGGATAGAGAGAGGACTTGAAACAGAATCAGAGCAAGGAGATGAAGCAG AGGAGGAAAAGCAGGCTGAAGAAGACTGGACACCCTATATACCATCTGAGCCTAGTCCTATCCTAGAGGGCTTCTACGCAGAGGATGGCAACTTCTGGCTCTCCATg GGTGACTTTGACGCTGGTTATCTGTATAAATGTAAGTTTTTGAGTGCGGAGGAGAAAGCCGGCTTGCCTGAGGATTTGGTAGATCAGCCTATACAGTCGATACCAGTGGTAGACTCAGAGGATGTACCCATCAACATTATCAAATTCAG CTCTAATGGGCGTCAGGTGTTGATGGGTATGAGTAATGGTGCTGTTCGGATCTACAACCTGGAGACACCGTTTGACATTAGTAGCATGGGTCCGTACTGGACACTAAACATGCACGACAATAACTACGGACACGTTACCGGACTGAAGACCAGCTACGATAATACCATGATAATGACTGTCGGTGGCGATAGTAACTTCTTCCTCTACAACTATATGGGACAAGAGGAAATTGACAAGAAAACAGCTGAAAATAAAGCCAAGATTCCGTCGGCCAAG AAACGTGGAGATGAGATCATTGATGATATTGATGACCCCAATGcctacag TATTGAGGACGCTAAACAGAAAGCAGAACATGACAAAATGATGAAACAAGCTGAGGAGAAGAAGCGAGATGTCAAACAGAGGATTGCCCACCTACGGAGACAGTTCAAAACTTTACTGGAACAGAACGAAAACCTGCCTTCTCATCTACAGCTCATGAAAGAT GAATTTGAGATGGACAGAGAAATTAAGCTTGAGCTTCAGCGACAGAAGGCAGAGAGGATAGCTGTAGTCAGGAAGGAGAAGGCTTGGGAGTCAGAAAAACATCGGATCGCTTTGGAAAAAATCCGTAAAAG GTTTAAGGATGTTGTGGAGTGCGAACGTATCGTAGTGAGAGCATTCAACACATCTCATGAAATTGCAAGTTTCCGAGCAGCCAAACTGTCTGACGACTTCTATGCATTGAAGGCGGAATTTGAGCGACGTAGAACACAGACCATGATGAGGGATGATCTCACACGAGATCCCACACGAGACCTCATGACAG GTCAGACGCGTCACACAGAACTCGGAGGGGATGGAGAGAAAAAGGACGACCAATCAGGACTCAAGGTCACCACGACCTTGAAGGGTAGCATGGGAGAACGCATTTCTAAAGCTCTGCAGAAAGTAGAGGAGAAGAAAAAGAAGCGGGCTGCCAGGAAGGCTCAG TGGTCAGATCTATACAACACTAAACCTGATGATGATTACGAGGACCCCGCTGATGTCGCCGCCATTAAAGAAGCCAAAGATAACATGGGTGACTACAAGCTGAAAACAGCCCAGGATTATGTAGTGCCTGACCACCTTAGGATGAATGTGGAGAAGGCTCGTGGACGACTGCTTGTTCTAAAGGACATT ATTCACGAACAAAAGTACCACTTTAACCTGAGGCTGCTGAAACTACGTGACAAGAAAATACATGTGATTGAGGAGATCAAAGAGCTCATCCAACAGTTAGAGGAAATCCAGACACACCTGGCTCCTGAGAAGTGTAAAGCTATTCCACCGGTCCCTCGCATGTATCCAGTGGAGACACCCGAAAA GAAGCTTGAGTACACCAGGGAGACGTTACTGGCCTTTAAGAGGGAGAAAGAGGAAGCTGCAGCTGCTGCCAAAGGAGGAGGAGCCGGCGGATTTGGAGGTTTTGGAGGAGGTTCAGATGATAAAAAG gGAGGAGGTCGACCGTCACCCACCCCAGGACAGAAGCATATCGCTGTGTCAAGTGACGGCAGTAAGGCCAGTGGAATAGACATACCAGAAGGAGAGGGAGAGTTGTCTCCTCTTGAACAGCAAATGAAGGTCGCTGAGGAAATCAT GATGTTGTACAATCAGGACCACTTGTTGAAGAGAATTGAAGAGCTCCTCAAGGACTTTGATGCTGAGCTTCGCCTTCTGAGACATGAAAAATTTAAACTGGATATTGTCATGAAGAATGCCGATCTCAG acaaGTGACATTGTTTGAGGAGTTTGTGTTGTTGAAGGAGTTTGAGAAGAGAGAGGATGTCCTCGCTGCTAAGGTGACCTCCAAACAGCAGGAAAAACTTGATATGCAGCATAAG ATTATCGATGTCCAGGCCAAGCTGGAGGCCAAGAAGAAGGAGATAGAAAAGTTACTGGAGAGAGAGCGGTCACTCAACCTCACTTTCCAAACCTCCCTTGGAGATAATAACAAGTTTGCGGATTACCTCTCGAAAGTCTTCAAGAAAAAGATCAAACGTGCCAAGAAGAAGACATCTGATGAAG GATCTGATGATGATAGTGATGAAGACTcgagtgatgatgatgactgGGATGAGGATGAAGATGAGGACGATGAAGAGGCGTTAGGATACGACCTTGACATCTGTCCGTCTGGCTGTGATCAGAACTTGTACGACAACACGTGTCAGCTGCGAGAGAAACGTCTGGATATAGAGGAAGCCCTGACTGAGGAAAAGAAGAACAATGAGGCATTGAAGAAGGAGCTAGAAAGTTTTAACAAgaaggccaaggtcattgaTGCTGGACTGAAAACGGCAGCAAATGACTTGGAGGCATTCCAG TTGGAGAAACAACAGAAACTGAACGAGCTTGATGTGATTGTGACCCTAAAACTACACCAGATACAGTACATGATCAACGGCCAGCTCCCTCAGGACCTGGCACAGACACTCGTCTTCGAGTCCAATGGGGTCGTAAGACTGCAGCAGCGTATCAAGGAGCTTGAGCATGAAAAACATGCACAGAAAAAACACATGAG AGAGTCAAAGCGTAAACATGTCCAGTTGATCAAGGATCGGAAAGTGTTTGACAGTAAGATCTCGGAGATGGAGTCCGAGTGTGATAAGTTGATGGTGGATAAGTTTGGTTGTATTGTGGACTTGGAGAAGCTGGAGACGATCACCGTTAACAGACAGATTGAGGAACTCAAGGAGAAGTTACGGATTACAGAAATACAGTGCTCAGAGGAGATCGAAGAATGGAAT GAAAAGATAGCAGAAAGGAAGGACAGAATTACTTGTCTGATCAGGGACAACACTAGGAGGTTAGATCAGCTGTGTGTGTTACTCAACGATAAAAAGGAGTACGAGTCGTCATTGGATACCAGACAGGAGAGTTCG GGTGAGGAGTATAGCGGAGCTCGCAAATCGGATATTCGTGAGAAACAGCGTCTGATCCAACTTGTCCAGCTACAGGCCCAGGAAATTGATGCTCTCAAGGAAGAGATTATGTTGTTATCGAGAAAAGGGGGACATATACTGCCTCCAGCCCAACCACCGCTACCGCAAAGTCCTCAGAATGTGCGAGCGATTAGTAATTAA